One window of the Oceanicoccus sp. KOV_DT_Chl genome contains the following:
- a CDS encoding TonB-dependent receptor domain-containing protein — translation MGAPIIVEAGDVATISYDPEYATNYEMGAKTQWLDRRLQLNLSVFSTDYDDLQTDQLVDNDLGAPAIITTNADEATSQGVELEVIALVAEGLTISGTYGYLDTEITGDLFVEDGINLKGNSLRRSADNTASLAIQYEWSLSSGATVNARADYRYQDSYFFENENEAITEIDSQYSVDAALRYVTVSDKWEIKLWGKNLTDELNVSAVTEWRNLYETYTAPRTYGASVTWRY, via the coding sequence CTGGGGGCGCCAATTATAGTAGAGGCCGGTGATGTAGCAACAATTTCATATGATCCTGAATACGCTACTAACTACGAAATGGGTGCCAAAACACAGTGGCTTGATCGCCGCTTGCAGTTAAACCTTTCGGTGTTTAGTACTGACTATGATGATCTGCAAACAGACCAGCTGGTTGATAATGATTTAGGTGCGCCTGCCATTATTACCACTAATGCTGATGAAGCAACGTCGCAAGGGGTTGAACTTGAAGTGATCGCATTAGTTGCTGAAGGTCTGACTATTTCGGGTACTTACGGCTATTTGGATACTGAAATTACGGGTGATTTATTTGTCGAGGACGGTATTAACCTGAAGGGTAATAGCTTGCGACGTTCGGCAGATAATACCGCTAGTTTGGCTATTCAATATGAATGGTCGCTGAGTTCTGGCGCCACCGTCAATGCACGCGCGGATTATCGTTATCAGGATTCATATTTCTTCGAAAATGAAAATGAAGCAATCACAGAAATCGATAGCCAGTATTCTGTCGATGCAGCATTGAGATATGTGACGGTCAGTGACAAATGGGAAATTAAGCTGTGGGGTAAAAACCTGACTGATGAATTGAATGTCAGTGCGGTAACAGAGTGGCGTAATTTGTATGAAACCTATACCGCACCTCGCACCTACGGTGCTAGCGTAACCTGGCGTTATTAG
- a CDS encoding TonB-dependent receptor: MIKTAFHLKRLPAVIAVILSGYGFPVVTYAADAPALEEVLVTSRHKSENLQSVPIAVSAFGSESLRNARIESVGDLAGRVPGFQINTESASEPNLFIRGIGSDMESAGSDSAVGIYVDGVFMSRGAAAATEIFDLERLEVLRGPQGTLYGKNVVGGAISYITSKPSQEQDAMVELGVGNYEALETKGFVNGGLTDKLAARVSYSSKSRDGFAHNYYTGNDVDDQKQFSLRGQLAYQVSDQLDWNLSVDQYKQDSTAPWRSLAQADTSISDGDRSDADWVATDPRKGTNILDGQQDVNLKGVAFTLNWHADNFHLTSITAYRDNDYTTVDNAAGTYVSPLVNFQLDDHPDNWDYDPSASGENPHDYPSLMWNQVKEESSNQFSQEFRFTGLAFDDQLDWLAGVYYAEEEVERVENVDFYFDIHSYYAFGTFGEEGNSTAVDTTSYAAFGQGTWRFNEQWSLTLGIRHSVDDKDFGATRNAPEDGIFYDVETSKDWDATTGNATLSFQATEDLYFYATVSEGYKAGGWNGEDAKPIDDGSGWGRQL; the protein is encoded by the coding sequence ATGATTAAAACGGCTTTTCATTTAAAGCGTCTACCTGCGGTCATCGCAGTGATTTTATCGGGTTATGGTTTTCCAGTAGTAACATATGCTGCTGACGCTCCAGCCCTCGAAGAAGTATTGGTTACCTCACGCCACAAATCGGAAAACCTTCAGTCGGTGCCTATTGCCGTCAGTGCCTTTGGTAGTGAGTCCTTAAGGAATGCCAGAATTGAAAGTGTAGGTGATTTGGCTGGGCGTGTACCAGGCTTTCAAATTAATACTGAAAGCGCCAGTGAGCCAAATCTTTTTATTCGTGGCATCGGTAGTGATATGGAAAGTGCCGGTTCTGATTCGGCTGTTGGTATTTATGTTGATGGTGTGTTTATGTCACGTGGTGCTGCTGCTGCAACAGAAATATTTGATCTGGAGCGGCTGGAAGTTTTACGCGGCCCACAGGGAACCTTGTACGGAAAAAATGTAGTGGGTGGCGCTATAAGCTATATCACCAGCAAACCTTCCCAGGAGCAGGATGCGATGGTTGAGTTAGGTGTTGGTAATTACGAAGCGTTAGAGACCAAAGGTTTTGTAAACGGCGGATTGACTGATAAGTTGGCCGCCCGTGTTAGTTACTCTTCAAAATCACGCGATGGTTTTGCACATAACTATTACACCGGTAATGATGTCGATGATCAAAAACAGTTTTCTTTACGCGGCCAATTAGCCTATCAGGTCAGTGATCAGCTGGATTGGAACCTAAGCGTTGATCAATACAAGCAAGACAGCACGGCGCCCTGGCGTTCATTGGCACAAGCCGATACCAGTATTTCAGATGGTGATCGCAGTGATGCGGATTGGGTGGCAACAGATCCTCGGAAAGGCACTAACATTCTGGACGGTCAACAAGATGTAAATCTGAAAGGTGTTGCATTCACTTTAAACTGGCATGCTGATAACTTTCATTTAACGTCAATTACTGCTTATCGTGATAATGATTACACCACAGTTGATAATGCGGCTGGTACCTATGTTAGCCCGTTAGTAAACTTTCAGTTGGATGATCACCCGGATAACTGGGATTACGATCCTTCAGCTTCGGGTGAAAACCCACATGATTATCCCTCATTAATGTGGAATCAGGTAAAGGAAGAAAGCTCCAATCAGTTCTCACAGGAATTCCGTTTTACCGGCCTGGCTTTTGATGATCAGTTAGATTGGTTAGCCGGTGTTTATTATGCTGAAGAAGAAGTAGAGCGCGTAGAAAATGTTGATTTCTATTTTGATATTCACTCTTACTATGCGTTTGGTACTTTCGGTGAAGAAGGTAATTCTACCGCCGTTGACACTACTTCCTACGCCGCTTTTGGTCAGGGTACCTGGCGCTTTAACGAGCAATGGAGTTTGACTCTGGGTATTCGCCACAGTGTGGATGATAAAGATTTTGGTGCCACGCGTAATGCGCCGGAAGATGGAATTTTCTACGATGTAGAAACCAGTAAAGATTGGGATGCAACTACTGGTAATGCCACACTCAGTTTTCAGGCGACAGAAGATTTATATTTCTACGCCACGGTATCTGAAGGTTATAAAGCCGGAGGTTGGAATGGTGAAGATGCCAAGCCGATTGATGATGGCTCTGGCTGGGGGCGCCAATTATAG
- a CDS encoding sodium-dependent transporter, whose protein sequence is MPANSQQKWSSNWGFMLAAMGSAVGLANIWRFPYAAGEGGGGAFVLVYLAAVATVALPLLIAELLVGRRGQASPPNAIAAVAKEAGASRRWIGMGYGGSIAAFLILAFYCVVGGWTLIYIQKMLSGSLSGLSGEQLGQAFDQVNADPIVMLLAYTAFLGVTVFISSKGIQGGVERTVKVLMPGLFVMLLGMVVYSAINGAFIQALTFLFTPDFSKITPSIVLDAFGQAFFSVSVGYTNLMAYGAYLNRDVNIPRSCMVIVGADTLVALLAGMAIFPIIFAHGLEPGGGPGLVFMTLPIAFGEINGGALIGGAFFLLLSFAALTSALSMLEAPVAWLGDLFNWSRKRSVLIVGTTVWLLGLLCVFSFSLLSDVYPLGMFDYFAGKTFFDLYDFITTRIAAPVIGTCIALFVGWAISRSVTAEELSASGESIVFKLWLYSVRFLVPVVLSLLCYSLLSA, encoded by the coding sequence ATGCCAGCGAATAGTCAGCAAAAGTGGTCGTCTAATTGGGGGTTTATGCTGGCAGCTATGGGTTCGGCTGTCGGCCTCGCTAACATTTGGCGCTTTCCCTATGCCGCCGGTGAGGGTGGTGGCGGCGCTTTTGTGCTGGTGTATCTTGCTGCTGTCGCGACGGTCGCATTACCACTATTAATTGCGGAGCTTTTGGTAGGGCGACGTGGACAAGCGAGTCCTCCCAATGCTATTGCCGCCGTTGCCAAAGAGGCGGGTGCCAGTCGTCGATGGATTGGTATGGGTTATGGTGGCAGTATCGCCGCGTTTTTAATTCTTGCTTTTTATTGTGTGGTGGGTGGTTGGACGCTGATTTATATCCAGAAAATGCTCAGTGGTAGCTTGAGCGGTTTATCCGGTGAGCAATTAGGTCAGGCCTTTGATCAAGTCAACGCTGATCCCATAGTTATGTTGTTAGCCTACACTGCCTTTCTTGGGGTGACGGTTTTTATTTCTTCAAAAGGGATACAGGGTGGCGTTGAGCGCACCGTAAAAGTGTTGATGCCTGGGTTGTTTGTGATGTTGCTGGGCATGGTGGTTTACTCAGCGATTAATGGGGCTTTTATTCAAGCGCTAACATTTTTGTTTACCCCGGACTTTTCCAAGATTACACCCTCCATTGTGCTTGATGCCTTTGGTCAAGCCTTTTTCTCCGTCAGTGTAGGCTATACCAATTTGATGGCCTATGGTGCCTACCTCAATCGTGATGTCAATATTCCTCGCTCCTGCATGGTGATTGTCGGCGCTGATACCTTGGTCGCGTTGTTGGCGGGCATGGCGATATTTCCAATTATCTTTGCCCATGGCTTAGAGCCAGGCGGTGGGCCGGGCTTGGTATTTATGACCTTGCCGATTGCTTTTGGTGAAATCAATGGTGGTGCGTTAATTGGAGGCGCATTCTTTTTACTGCTAAGTTTTGCTGCCTTAACATCGGCATTAAGTATGTTGGAAGCCCCCGTTGCCTGGCTGGGCGATTTATTTAATTGGTCTCGTAAGCGCTCTGTATTGATAGTCGGTACGACGGTTTGGCTGTTGGGCCTGCTGTGTGTGTTTTCCTTTAGTTTACTTTCAGATGTTTATCCGCTGGGTATGTTTGATTATTTTGCCGGTAAAACATTTTTTGACCTCTATGATTTCATTACGACTCGAATTGCAGCGCCGGTGATCGGAACCTGTATAGCTTTGTTTGTTGGGTGGGCAATTAGTCGCAGTGTAACGGCTGAGGAGTTGTCCGCCAGTGGTGAGAGTATAGTGTTTAAGTTGTGGCTATATTCCGTTCGGTTTTTGGTCCCGGTTGTTCTTTCGTTGCTCTGTTATAGTTTATTGTCTGCATAG
- the kynU gene encoding kynureninase: MSLPTMNPITHADCEQLDQQDSLASFRDMFAIPEGMIYLDGNSLGVRPKAALARAIEVVEQEWGTGLIKSWNEADWFQLPQKLGDKVAKIIGADEGEVVVTDSTGINLYKVLAAALTQRPDRKVIVMNGSNFPTDNYMAQGLVEQLGDGYEIRFIEQDNVMAAIDDDVAAVCLTHVHYKTGSIFDMAAITAKAHSVGALTIWDLCHSAGALDVQLNECNVDFAVGCTYKYLNGGPGSPAFIFSAKRHHGKALQPLTGWWGHADPFAFERDYRPASGIDQMLSGTQPILSLAVTEVGLDIFLQADIEQVRRKSKQLTQLFIDLMAQRCSEYGFSLVSPVDGDLRGSQVSFNHDDGYPVMQALISRDVVGDFRAPKNVRFGFTPLYISYSDVWDAVDRLVNIMETQLWKQPEFNQRGAVT, translated from the coding sequence GTGAGTCTACCTACCATGAACCCAATTACCCATGCCGACTGTGAACAGTTAGACCAGCAAGATTCTCTAGCCAGCTTCCGCGATATGTTTGCCATCCCTGAAGGGATGATTTATTTAGACGGCAATTCGCTGGGCGTTCGTCCCAAGGCGGCGTTAGCTCGCGCCATTGAAGTGGTTGAGCAGGAGTGGGGAACCGGCTTAATTAAAAGTTGGAATGAGGCAGACTGGTTTCAGTTGCCGCAAAAGTTGGGTGACAAAGTAGCGAAAATTATTGGTGCCGATGAGGGTGAGGTGGTGGTGACCGACTCAACCGGTATCAACTTATACAAAGTGTTAGCTGCGGCATTGACGCAACGCCCCGATCGCAAAGTGATTGTGATGAACGGCAGTAATTTTCCTACTGATAATTATATGGCGCAGGGCTTAGTGGAACAGTTAGGCGACGGCTATGAGATTCGGTTTATCGAACAAGATAACGTTATGGCGGCTATTGATGATGACGTGGCGGCGGTGTGCTTAACCCATGTCCATTATAAAACCGGCAGCATTTTTGATATGGCGGCGATAACCGCCAAAGCTCATTCAGTGGGAGCGTTGACCATATGGGATTTATGTCACAGTGCTGGAGCCTTGGATGTCCAGCTGAATGAATGCAATGTCGATTTTGCCGTAGGGTGTACCTATAAATATCTTAACGGTGGCCCGGGTAGTCCAGCCTTTATTTTTTCTGCCAAGCGCCATCATGGTAAAGCCTTGCAACCTTTGACAGGTTGGTGGGGGCATGCAGATCCTTTTGCCTTTGAGCGAGATTATCGTCCGGCTTCAGGAATTGATCAGATGTTAAGTGGCACTCAGCCTATTTTAAGTTTGGCTGTTACCGAAGTGGGTCTGGATATTTTCTTACAGGCCGATATTGAGCAGGTGCGTCGAAAGTCGAAACAACTCACGCAGTTATTTATTGATTTGATGGCGCAGCGTTGCAGTGAATATGGTTTTAGTTTGGTCAGCCCGGTTGATGGCGATTTGCGCGGCTCTCAGGTTTCCTTTAATCACGATGATGGTTACCCGGTCATGCAGGCACTGATTAGTCGTGATGTGGTTGGTGATTTTCGTGCGCCAAAAAATGTTCGCTTTGGTTTTACGCCTCTATATATTAGTTATAGCGATGTGTGGGATGCGGTTGATAGGTTGGTCAATATTATGGAAACACAGTTGTGGAAACAGCCTGAATTTAATCAACGCGGCGCAGTCACCTGA
- a CDS encoding acetaldehyde dehydrogenase (acetylating), whose amino-acid sequence MKQKIKAAIIGPGNIGTDLLMKAMRSELIEPVWMVGVVADSPGLARAKELGLKITAEGVDGMLPTMKADGVQICFDATSAYVHEENSRKVNEQGAVMIDLTPAAIGPYCIPPVNLAEAVNAKAMNVNMVTCGGQATIPMVAAVSQVQTVTYGEIIATVSSKSAGPGTRKNIDEFTRTTAGAIEKVGGAGEGKAIIVINPAEPPLIMRDTIHCLTEDEPDQEAITASVHAMIKEVQKYVPGYTLKNGPVFDGKRVSIFMEVEGLGDFLPKYAGNLDIMTAAGLRTAEMYAEEILAGRFVPTAA is encoded by the coding sequence ATGAAACAGAAAATCAAAGCAGCCATTATCGGCCCCGGCAATATCGGCACCGATCTATTAATGAAGGCGATGCGTTCCGAGTTGATTGAACCTGTGTGGATGGTCGGCGTAGTGGCAGACTCCCCCGGACTGGCTCGCGCCAAGGAGCTGGGCTTAAAAATTACCGCCGAAGGCGTTGATGGCATGCTGCCAACGATGAAGGCCGACGGCGTGCAGATTTGCTTTGATGCCACCTCCGCCTATGTACACGAGGAGAATTCCCGCAAGGTCAATGAGCAGGGCGCGGTGATGATCGATCTTACCCCGGCGGCCATTGGCCCCTACTGTATCCCACCGGTGAATTTGGCCGAGGCGGTGAACGCCAAAGCGATGAATGTAAATATGGTGACCTGTGGCGGGCAGGCGACTATCCCGATGGTAGCCGCTGTCAGTCAGGTGCAAACAGTCACTTACGGTGAAATTATTGCCACGGTATCATCCAAGTCAGCCGGTCCCGGCACCCGTAAAAATATCGATGAATTTACTCGCACCACCGCAGGCGCCATTGAAAAAGTCGGCGGCGCCGGTGAAGGCAAAGCGATTATTGTAATCAACCCGGCTGAACCGCCGTTGATTATGCGCGATACCATTCACTGCTTAACCGAAGACGAACCTGATCAGGAAGCCATTACCGCCTCGGTCCATGCGATGATCAAGGAAGTACAAAAATACGTACCGGGTTACACCCTGAAAAACGGCCCGGTGTTCGATGGCAAACGCGTATCGATTTTTATGGAAGTGGAAGGTCTGGGTGATTTCCTGCCCAAGTATGCGGGCAACCTCGATATCATGACGGCCGCCGGTTTACGGACCGCCGAAATGTATGCCGAAGAAATTTTAGCGGGCCGTTTTGTGCCCACCGCAGCGTAA
- the dmpG gene encoding 4-hydroxy-2-oxovalerate aldolase, which translates to MNINGRKITLHDMCLRDGMHPKQHQISVDEMITVAKAMDEAGMPMIEVTHGDGLGGRSVNYGFPAHSDEEYLRAVCGVVKNTKVSALLLPGIGTVDHLKMAADCGIHSIRVACHCTEADVTEQHIGMAAEMKLDTVGFLMMAHMIEPEQLVEQLLLLESYGANCVYVTDSAGYMLPDDVSSRIALARKSLKPETELGFHGHHNLSLGVWNSVAAIEAGANRIDGSVAGLGAGAGNTPLEVLLAVLERMGVETGVDLFKTMDIAEELIVPMMDQLVRVDRDSLTLGYAGVYSSFLLFAKRAAAKYGLSSRDILMELGRRRTVGGQEDMIEDLALDMARLNN; encoded by the coding sequence ATGAATATTAACGGTAGAAAAATCACCCTGCACGATATGTGTCTGCGCGATGGTATGCACCCCAAGCAACACCAAATCAGCGTCGATGAAATGATCACCGTGGCCAAGGCTATGGATGAAGCCGGAATGCCGATGATTGAAGTCACCCATGGTGACGGCTTGGGTGGCCGCTCGGTGAATTATGGTTTTCCTGCACACAGCGATGAAGAGTATTTGAGGGCCGTGTGTGGTGTGGTCAAGAACACCAAAGTCTCGGCACTGTTATTACCCGGTATCGGTACAGTTGATCATCTGAAAATGGCCGCTGACTGTGGTATTCACAGTATTCGGGTGGCTTGTCATTGCACCGAAGCCGATGTCACCGAGCAGCATATTGGTATGGCGGCCGAGATGAAGCTGGATACCGTCGGCTTTTTGATGATGGCGCATATGATTGAGCCGGAGCAGTTAGTCGAGCAATTATTATTGCTGGAATCCTATGGCGCTAACTGTGTGTATGTCACCGACTCCGCCGGCTATATGTTGCCAGATGATGTCAGCAGTCGTATTGCCTTGGCGAGAAAGTCGCTGAAGCCGGAAACGGAATTGGGTTTCCACGGCCATCACAATCTCAGTTTGGGCGTGTGGAACTCCGTGGCGGCGATTGAAGCCGGTGCTAATCGTATCGATGGTTCCGTGGCAGGCCTTGGTGCGGGTGCGGGTAATACGCCGTTAGAAGTGTTGCTGGCAGTGCTTGAACGAATGGGCGTAGAAACGGGTGTTGATTTATTCAAGACCATGGATATTGCGGAAGAGTTAATTGTACCGATGATGGACCAGTTGGTGCGGGTTGATCGCGATTCACTGACACTGGGTTATGCCGGGGTGTATTCGTCGTTCCTGTTATTTGCCAAGCGTGCAGCAGCGAAATACGGTTTATCCTCGCGGGATATATTAATGGAGCTGGGCCGTCGTCGCACGGTGGGTGGGCAGGAAGATATGATTGAAGATCTGGCCTTGGATATGGCCAGACTTAATAACTGA
- a CDS encoding transporter substrate-binding domain-containing protein, with translation MISHIRNRFYYTVFVLMLFPLQTLASEALSIAISATIDIPPYIWIDRCTQLPTGTGLHTLSRIAKDLETNIEVIPMETTEHFHWAYQQFDDGKIDFFAAISESRMENHKTLKESLINYEGNIAYNTNKPLSSQVLLNMTGKTISLIGQREYNKDLVGYLKKNGHKVRFVKTRQEGFDLLVKQEVDGLLIDRNVAHLYLAANTNIKNISSFRFSPLNRHAYINYKPDKVDPEIIKKIESKLRNYKASGIIEKVSKSYLNAWILGDGCVDSDLIHNYFRFKKLEP, from the coding sequence ATGATTAGTCATATAAGAAATCGATTTTATTATACTGTCTTTGTGCTAATGTTATTTCCACTACAGACGCTTGCAAGTGAAGCCTTATCTATCGCAATTTCGGCGACTATAGACATCCCCCCCTATATCTGGATTGATCGCTGCACGCAACTACCCACAGGAACTGGCCTGCATACTTTAAGCCGTATTGCAAAAGATTTAGAGACCAATATTGAAGTTATACCCATGGAAACTACTGAACATTTTCATTGGGCTTATCAGCAGTTTGACGATGGGAAAATCGATTTTTTTGCCGCCATCTCTGAGTCAAGAATGGAAAATCATAAAACTCTCAAAGAATCGCTTATTAACTATGAAGGTAATATTGCTTATAACACTAACAAGCCACTGTCCAGTCAAGTGCTTTTAAATATGACCGGAAAAACTATAAGTCTTATTGGTCAACGAGAGTACAACAAGGACTTGGTTGGTTACTTAAAAAAGAACGGCCATAAAGTTCGTTTTGTTAAAACAAGACAGGAAGGATTTGATTTATTAGTAAAGCAAGAAGTAGATGGCTTATTGATTGATCGTAATGTAGCCCATCTATATTTGGCCGCTAACACCAATATTAAGAATATTTCGAGCTTCCGGTTTTCTCCGTTAAACCGCCATGCTTATATCAATTACAAGCCAGATAAAGTTGACCCTGAAATTATAAAGAAAATTGAATCTAAGCTAAGAAACTATAAAGCAAGCGGCATCATTGAAAAAGTTAGCAAGAGCTATCTTAACGCCTGGATTTTAGGCGATGGCTGTGTTGATTCTGATCTAATTCATAATTACTTTAGATTCAAAAAATTAGAGCCTTGA
- a CDS encoding TonB-dependent receptor, producing the protein MKKPEFTQPSLLAIAIASTIVTSPLMNSAVVAAPVLEEVIVSARKKEDLAQTAPISVALLDSTTLEKGRIEDMLEVVNRVPGFTMNAENVMEPNVFIRGIGTDIESAAANSSIGVFVDNVYMARSMAFAMDIFDLERVEVLRGPQGTLYGKNVVGGVINFITAKPTEQQDGMFEVGRGSYNSINSKGFVSGPITDKLTARLSASSRSHDGYAKNTYTGKDIEDMNADGLRLQLHYQANDELGYLLNLDESRRRGTGKWTDMAVPSSNNLPFKNDDPRRGPNNIDGVSEADVSGGSLHVNWSADDWTLTSITSARHGDFKQTGNDGGSFIDFSLIPTDFTTGRVDFFSPDYDPSTFNDDYFVNDKMEEVETYSQEFTYATEKETSLNYMLGVFYMVEEINRLEGQDYLFGQFYAQGFESSATQSENTTFGAFVELTYDFTDSVSATMGLRYTKDDKDFDVARFNSGDFLGPDFEDAGGNPTKEFSAADSDSWSDVNPSLTINWEANEDVFFYATYSEGFKSGGWNGENATSPQEAAQGYDEEFATNFEIGAKSTLFDRRLQLNATVFHTEYEDLQTQQFIVYNPSLPADNVIANAGEAEVEGLELDMNAALAEWWTLSISYAYMDAAITGDLISTDLQYDPNCFCSVPVPSNLKGNELRRAPEHSYNIASYWDWSLQSGASVNATLNYSWSDDYFNDNENNPNTVMESFGVIDANVSYITADGQWQATVWGKNLNNELYESGINEVIGSVLVSYAPPRTAGVSIKWMMPD; encoded by the coding sequence ATGAAGAAGCCAGAATTTACTCAACCTTCCCTCCTCGCGATAGCTATCGCATCCACTATAGTGACCAGCCCTTTGATGAACTCAGCTGTTGTCGCCGCCCCGGTCTTGGAGGAAGTGATAGTCAGTGCCAGAAAGAAAGAAGACCTGGCCCAAACCGCACCGATTTCAGTTGCTCTGCTGGATAGCACCACATTGGAAAAAGGTCGCATCGAAGATATGTTGGAGGTGGTTAACCGCGTACCTGGTTTTACCATGAATGCTGAAAACGTGATGGAACCTAATGTGTTTATCCGCGGTATCGGTACCGATATCGAAAGTGCGGCGGCTAACTCCTCGATTGGTGTCTTTGTTGATAATGTCTATATGGCTAGATCAATGGCCTTTGCTATGGATATTTTTGATCTGGAGCGGGTAGAAGTATTGCGCGGACCTCAAGGTACCCTATACGGTAAGAACGTAGTTGGCGGGGTAATAAATTTTATTACTGCCAAACCAACCGAGCAGCAAGACGGGATGTTTGAAGTAGGGCGTGGTAGTTACAACTCGATCAACAGTAAGGGTTTTGTGAGTGGCCCGATTACTGACAAGTTAACCGCGCGCTTGTCGGCTTCATCGCGATCGCATGATGGCTACGCAAAAAATACCTATACCGGTAAAGATATTGAAGATATGAATGCCGATGGTCTGCGTCTGCAGTTGCATTATCAGGCCAATGATGAATTGGGATATTTGCTTAACCTGGACGAAAGTCGTCGTCGTGGTACGGGTAAGTGGACTGACATGGCAGTGCCCTCAAGCAATAATTTACCGTTTAAAAATGATGACCCCCGTCGTGGCCCCAATAATATTGATGGCGTTTCAGAGGCGGATGTTAGTGGTGGTAGTTTGCATGTGAATTGGTCAGCTGATGACTGGACGTTAACGTCGATTACTTCTGCTCGTCATGGCGATTTTAAACAAACGGGTAATGACGGTGGTAGCTTTATCGATTTTAGTTTAATCCCAACGGACTTTACAACGGGGCGGGTTGATTTCTTTAGCCCTGATTATGATCCAAGTACGTTTAACGACGATTATTTTGTTAACGATAAAATGGAAGAGGTAGAAACCTATTCACAGGAATTTACTTATGCCACCGAAAAAGAAACCTCACTTAACTATATGTTAGGTGTGTTTTATATGGTTGAAGAAATTAATCGATTGGAGGGGCAGGATTATTTGTTTGGTCAGTTTTATGCACAGGGTTTTGAGTCTTCTGCAACGCAATCAGAGAATACAACCTTTGGTGCCTTTGTAGAGTTGACCTATGATTTTACCGATAGCGTTAGTGCTACTATGGGGCTTCGCTACACCAAGGACGATAAAGATTTTGACGTAGCACGTTTTAATAGCGGCGATTTTCTGGGTCCGGATTTTGAAGATGCAGGGGGTAACCCAACTAAAGAGTTTTCAGCCGCTGATTCGGATAGCTGGTCCGATGTTAACCCAAGCTTGACGATTAACTGGGAAGCTAATGAAGATGTCTTTTTTTACGCTACCTATAGTGAAGGTTTTAAAAGCGGTGGTTGGAACGGTGAAAATGCCACTAGTCCTCAAGAAGCTGCCCAGGGTTATGATGAAGAGTTTGCAACCAACTTTGAAATAGGCGCAAAAAGTACTTTGTTTGATCGCCGCTTACAGTTGAACGCCACGGTATTCCATACTGAATATGAAGACCTGCAAACGCAGCAGTTTATTGTTTATAACCCCAGCCTCCCAGCTGACAACGTCATTGCCAATGCGGGTGAAGCTGAAGTGGAAGGCCTGGAGTTGGATATGAATGCCGCTTTAGCCGAATGGTGGACACTGTCTATCAGTTACGCTTATATGGATGCAGCAATTACCGGTGACTTAATCAGTACTGATCTGCAATATGACCCCAATTGTTTTTGTAGTGTGCCCGTACCGTCTAACTTAAAAGGTAATGAACTTCGTCGTGCGCCGGAGCATTCTTACAATATCGCCAGTTACTGGGATTGGAGTTTACAAAGCGGCGCCAGTGTTAATGCCACACTGAATTATAGTTGGAGTGATGATTATTTTAACGACAACGAAAATAACCCTAATACGGTTATGGAAAGCTTTGGTGTTATTGATGCCAATGTCAGCTATATCACTGCAGATGGCCAATGGCAGGCCACAGTCTGGGGAAAAAATCTAAACAACGAGCTTTACGAATCCGGTATTAATGAAGTTATTGGGTCGGTGTTAGTGTCCTACGCGCCACCAAGAACGGCTGGGGTATCGATAAAGTGGATGATGCCTGACTAA